The Trichosurus vulpecula isolate mTriVul1 chromosome 4, mTriVul1.pri, whole genome shotgun sequence genome contains a region encoding:
- the LIMS1 gene encoding LIM and senescent cell antigen-like-containing domain protein 1 isoform X1 translates to MAIPGRVHPFVIPENEEIPQTVINDVHDADENEGEKAVSKLQRRQSDIKVYKEFCDFYARFNMANALANALCERCKGGFAPAEKIVNSNGELYHEQCFVCAQCFQQFPEGLFYEFEGRKYCEHDFQMLFAPCCHQCGEFIIGRVIKAMNNSWHPGCFCCDLCQQVLADIGFVKNAGRHLCRPCHNREKARGLGKYICQKCHAIIDEQPLIFKNDPYHPDHFNCANCGKELTADARELKGELYCLPCHDKMGVPICGACRRPIEGRVVNAMGKQWHVEHFVCAKCEKPFLGHRHYERKGLAYCETHYNQLFGDVCFHCNRVIEGDVVSALNKAWCVSCFACSTCNTKLTLKDKFIEIDLKPVCKHCYEKMPEEFKRRLAKREKEAKDKDKQKKKKPVCL, encoded by the exons ATGGCAATCCCAGGGAGGGTACACCCCTTTGTCATTCCAGAAAATGAAGAAATCCCACAGACTGTAATTAATGATGTCCACGATGCTGATGAGAATGAAGGCGAGAAGGCTGTGTCCAAACTGCAGCGTAGGCAAAGTGACATAAAAGTCTACAAGGAATTCTGTGACTTTTATGCAAGATT TAATATGGCGAATGCCCTGGCTAATGCCCTGTGTGAACGCTGCAAAGGAGGCTTTGCCCCTGCCGAGAAGATTGTGAACAGCAATGGCGAACTGTACCATGAGCAGTGTTTCGTCTGTGCACAGTGCTTCCAGCAGTTCCCTGAAGGCCTCTTCTATGAG TTTGAAGGAAGGAAGTACTGTGAACATGATTTTCAGATGCTTTTTGCCCCATGCTGTCACCAGTGTG GTGAATTTATCATTGGTCGAGTTATTAAAGCCATGAACAACAGCTGGCACCCCGGATGCTTCTGCTGTGATCTCTGCCAGCAAGTCCTAGCAGACATCGGGTTTGTCAAGAATGCTGGGAG GCATCTTTGTCGTCCTTGTCATAATCGTGAGAAAGCCAGGGGCCTTGGGAAGTATATTTGCCAAAAGTGCCACGCCATCATTGATGAGCAGCCTCTCATATTCAAGAATGACCCTTACCATCCGGATCATTTCAACTGTGCCAACTGCgg GAAAGAATTGACTGCTGATGCTCGTGAATTGAAAGGAGAACTATATTGCTTGCCGTGTCATGACAAAATGGGGGTCCCCATTTGTGGAGCCTGCAGACGGCCTATTGAAGGACGTGTTGTAAATGCTATGGGCAAGCAGTGGCATGTGGAG CATTTTGTCTGTGCCAAGTGTGAGAAGCCATTTCTTGGGCATCGTCATTATGAAAGGAAGGGCCTGGCATATTGTGAAACTCACTACAATCAG CTATTTGGCGATGTTTGTTTCCACTGTAATCGTGTCATCGAGGGGGATG ttgtttcAGCCCTGAATAAGGCCTGGTGTGTGAGCTGTTTTGCCTGCTCTACTTGCAACACTAAGTTAACTCTCAA GGATAAGTTTATTGAAATTGATCTAAAACCAGTCTGCAAACACTGTTACGAGAAAATGCCGGAAGAATTTAAGCGGCGACTTGCCAAACGGGAGAAGGAAGCGAAGGATAAAgacaagcagaaaaagaaaaagccagtcTGTTTGTAA
- the LIMS1 gene encoding LIM and senescent cell antigen-like-containing domain protein 1 isoform X2, whose amino-acid sequence MAIPGRVHPFVIPENEEIPQTVINDVHDADENEGEKAVSKLQRRQSDIKVYKEFCDFYARFNMANALANALCERCKGGFAPAEKIVNSNGELYHEQCFVCAQCFQQFPEGLFYEFEGRKYCEHDFQMLFAPCCHQCGEFIIGRVIKAMNNSWHPGCFCCDLCQQVLADIGFVKNAGRHLCRPCHNREKARGLGKYICQKCHAIIDEQPLIFKNDPYHPDHFNCANCGKELTADARELKGELYCLPCHDKMGVPICGACRRPIEGRVVNAMGKQWHVEHFVCAKCEKPFLGHRHYERKGLAYCETHYNQLFGDVCFHCNRVIEGDVVSALNKAWCVSCFACSTCNTKLTLKNKFVEFDMKPVCKKCYEKFPLELKKRLKKLAETLGRK is encoded by the exons ATGGCAATCCCAGGGAGGGTACACCCCTTTGTCATTCCAGAAAATGAAGAAATCCCACAGACTGTAATTAATGATGTCCACGATGCTGATGAGAATGAAGGCGAGAAGGCTGTGTCCAAACTGCAGCGTAGGCAAAGTGACATAAAAGTCTACAAGGAATTCTGTGACTTTTATGCAAGATT TAATATGGCGAATGCCCTGGCTAATGCCCTGTGTGAACGCTGCAAAGGAGGCTTTGCCCCTGCCGAGAAGATTGTGAACAGCAATGGCGAACTGTACCATGAGCAGTGTTTCGTCTGTGCACAGTGCTTCCAGCAGTTCCCTGAAGGCCTCTTCTATGAG TTTGAAGGAAGGAAGTACTGTGAACATGATTTTCAGATGCTTTTTGCCCCATGCTGTCACCAGTGTG GTGAATTTATCATTGGTCGAGTTATTAAAGCCATGAACAACAGCTGGCACCCCGGATGCTTCTGCTGTGATCTCTGCCAGCAAGTCCTAGCAGACATCGGGTTTGTCAAGAATGCTGGGAG GCATCTTTGTCGTCCTTGTCATAATCGTGAGAAAGCCAGGGGCCTTGGGAAGTATATTTGCCAAAAGTGCCACGCCATCATTGATGAGCAGCCTCTCATATTCAAGAATGACCCTTACCATCCGGATCATTTCAACTGTGCCAACTGCgg GAAAGAATTGACTGCTGATGCTCGTGAATTGAAAGGAGAACTATATTGCTTGCCGTGTCATGACAAAATGGGGGTCCCCATTTGTGGAGCCTGCAGACGGCCTATTGAAGGACGTGTTGTAAATGCTATGGGCAAGCAGTGGCATGTGGAG CATTTTGTCTGTGCCAAGTGTGAGAAGCCATTTCTTGGGCATCGTCATTATGAAAGGAAGGGCCTGGCATATTGTGAAACTCACTACAATCAG CTATTTGGCGATGTTTGTTTCCACTGTAATCGTGTCATCGAGGGGGATG ttgtttcAGCCCTGAATAAGGCCTGGTGTGTGAGCTGTTTTGCCTGCTCTACTTGCAACACTAAGTTAACTCTCAA